From Nguyenibacter vanlangensis, one genomic window encodes:
- a CDS encoding Rid family hydrolase, with translation MRYVAPALLAMLLATASQAATKVKHFAPEGVPASLTNAPPFSGAVLAGNTLYIAGTTDHDPATGKPGADATIGAKMVLDSIKKTVENAGLTMDDLVWVQIFASDIKDFAAFNAVYRTYFKGSMPARAFIGARSLLGGAHFEVMGIAVKSK, from the coding sequence ATGCGCTACGTTGCTCCCGCTCTCCTTGCAATGCTGCTCGCCACCGCATCGCAGGCCGCGACAAAGGTTAAGCATTTTGCGCCCGAGGGAGTGCCGGCGAGTCTGACCAATGCTCCGCCATTTAGCGGCGCCGTTTTAGCCGGTAATACCCTCTATATCGCCGGTACTACCGACCATGACCCTGCTACAGGTAAACCGGGTGCCGACGCGACAATTGGCGCTAAAATGGTGCTTGATAGCATCAAAAAGACTGTCGAAAATGCCGGCCTCACCATGGACGACCTCGTATGGGTACAGATCTTTGCTTCTGATATTAAAGATTTCGCGGCGTTCAACGCCGTCTATCGGACCTATTTCAAAGGATCAATGCCGGCTCGCGCTTTCATCGGAGCGCGCAGCCTGCTGGGTGGCGCGCATTTTGAGGTGATGGGTATCGCCGTCAAATCGAAGTAA
- the msrB gene encoding peptide-methionine (R)-S-oxide reductase MsrB: MTSRRQFCLASVAFLLAARPGRAAPSYAVSHSDAEWRRLLTPAQYEVLREAGTEAPWSSPLLNEHRPGRFACAGCDTAAFDAATKFESGTGWPSFYRALPHAVQERADNTLGMDRTEVLCATCGSHLGHVFDDGPPPTGLRYCMNGVALSFHPA, from the coding sequence ATGACCTCCCGCCGCCAGTTCTGCCTTGCCTCGGTCGCGTTCCTGCTGGCCGCGCGCCCCGGCCGCGCCGCGCCGTCCTATGCCGTCTCGCATTCGGACGCGGAATGGCGCCGCCTGCTGACGCCCGCGCAATACGAGGTGCTGCGCGAAGCGGGCACCGAAGCGCCGTGGTCGAGCCCCCTTCTGAACGAACATCGACCTGGCCGCTTCGCCTGCGCCGGCTGCGACACCGCCGCGTTCGACGCCGCCACGAAATTCGAAAGCGGCACCGGCTGGCCGAGTTTCTACCGCGCCCTGCCGCATGCCGTGCAGGAGCGCGCCGACAACACGCTCGGTATGGATCGGACCGAGGTGCTGTGCGCGACCTGCGGCAGCCATCTCGGCCATGTTTTCGACGACGGCCCGCCGCCTACGGGCCTGCGCTACTGCATGAACGGCGTCGCCCTGTCGTTCCACCCGGCCTGA
- a CDS encoding quinone oxidoreductase, producing the protein MYRAVRIHDYGGPEVLTLDMLPDPVPGRGEILLRQEAIGVNFIDIYFRKGIYKLPSLPAVPGMEGAGVVEAVGADVTGLAPGDRVAYPSALGSYAELRTIAADRVVTLPPDIGFDTAAAAMLRGLTVHMLLQEVYQAKAGETILVHAAAGGVGLLMCQWARHLGLRVIGVVSSEDKGELARQNGAAEILVGHDNLAARVRKLTDGAMVPVVYDSVGKETFVASLDCLAPRGLMVSYGNASGEVTGISAGMLATRGSLYLTRPTLATYIAQRPALLKGAAALFDMIGQGALAVRIGQRFALAEAAAAQQALEARATTGSTILVP; encoded by the coding sequence ATGTACAGGGCAGTGCGCATCCATGATTACGGCGGACCCGAGGTCTTGACGCTGGACATGCTGCCCGACCCGGTGCCCGGACGGGGCGAGATCCTGCTGCGGCAGGAGGCGATCGGGGTCAATTTCATCGACATCTATTTTCGCAAGGGGATCTACAAGCTGCCGTCCCTGCCCGCCGTTCCGGGCATGGAGGGCGCGGGCGTGGTGGAGGCGGTGGGCGCGGACGTGACCGGCCTGGCGCCCGGCGATCGCGTGGCCTATCCCAGCGCGCTGGGCAGCTATGCCGAATTGCGCACCATCGCGGCGGACCGGGTGGTGACCCTGCCGCCGGATATCGGCTTCGATACGGCGGCGGCGGCGATGCTGCGTGGGCTGACGGTGCATATGCTGCTGCAAGAGGTGTACCAGGCCAAGGCCGGGGAGACGATCCTGGTGCATGCGGCGGCGGGGGGTGTCGGGCTGCTGATGTGCCAGTGGGCGCGGCATCTGGGGCTGCGGGTGATCGGCGTGGTCTCGTCCGAGGACAAGGGCGAGCTGGCGCGGCAGAACGGCGCCGCCGAGATTCTGGTCGGGCATGACAATCTGGCGGCGCGAGTGCGCAAGCTGACCGACGGCGCGATGGTGCCGGTGGTCTATGACAGCGTGGGCAAGGAGACGTTCGTCGCCAGCCTGGATTGCCTGGCGCCGCGCGGGCTGATGGTCAGTTACGGCAACGCCTCGGGCGAGGTGACGGGGATATCGGCGGGCATGCTGGCCACGCGCGGCAGCCTGTACCTGACCCGGCCGACGCTTGCGACCTATATCGCGCAACGCCCGGCCCTGCTGAAGGGCGCGGCCGCGTTGTTCGACATGATCGGACAGGGGGCGCTGGCGGTGAGGATCGGCCAGCGTTTCGCCCTGGCCGAGGCCGCCGCCGCCCAGCAGGCGCTGGAGGCGCGGGCGACGACGGGCAGCACGATCCTGGTGCCGTAG
- a CDS encoding sigma-70 family RNA polymerase sigma factor produces MTEAEWSHWMAAAQQGDANAYRLVLAEAAAWLRRFFLRRLPPPMVDDAVQDTLLAVHEKRHTFDPSQGFGPWLAAIARHKWIDRLRAENRADMVPIEDDLAISDHEERVTTTHALERLLGMLKPAQAEVIRLVKLQGFSIEEAARRTGQSAALVKVNIHRGLGRMNDMVIRGGDVD; encoded by the coding sequence GTGACGGAAGCCGAATGGAGTCACTGGATGGCGGCAGCCCAGCAGGGCGACGCCAATGCCTATCGGCTTGTGCTCGCCGAGGCCGCTGCGTGGCTGAGGCGTTTCTTCCTCCGGCGGCTGCCGCCCCCCATGGTCGATGACGCCGTGCAGGACACGCTGCTCGCGGTGCATGAAAAACGCCACACGTTCGATCCCTCGCAGGGATTCGGGCCGTGGCTGGCCGCGATCGCGCGCCATAAATGGATCGACCGGCTGCGGGCCGAGAACCGGGCGGACATGGTGCCGATCGAAGACGATCTGGCGATTTCCGATCACGAGGAACGAGTCACCACGACCCATGCGCTGGAACGTCTGCTCGGCATGCTGAAGCCGGCGCAGGCCGAGGTCATCCGGCTGGTGAAGCTGCAGGGATTCAGCATCGAGGAGGCAGCGCGGCGCACCGGACAATCCGCTGCCCTGGTCAAGGTCAATATTCACCGCGGGCTGGGACGGATGAACGACATGGTGATACGAGGTGGTGATGTCGACTGA
- a CDS encoding DUF1109 domain-containing protein, with protein MSTDPLIDRLATDLRPVRRRTPWRDAAILLVLGISEVAWVIMTGLMRPDMPHAMHMPSFWWKTAGLAALASISGVTALLSLSPTHSPRRGLRVVGGVAFVMLGLGWLVDALQAGPAVLWHRLDPAHGLVCARKIVELSLPVALALGLLARRGAPTDSRGTAWAAGIAASAFGALTFALACPFDDPLYLAVWYLSAGVVVTLATRLILPLLTRW; from the coding sequence ATGTCGACTGATCCCCTGATCGACCGGCTCGCGACCGATCTGCGTCCGGTCAGGCGGCGGACGCCCTGGCGTGACGCGGCCATACTTCTGGTCCTCGGCATCAGCGAGGTCGCCTGGGTGATAATGACGGGCTTGATGCGCCCGGATATGCCGCATGCGATGCATATGCCCAGCTTCTGGTGGAAAACCGCCGGTCTTGCGGCGCTCGCTTCCATCAGCGGCGTCACCGCGCTGCTCTCGCTCAGCCCGACGCACTCGCCGCGGCGCGGTCTGCGCGTCGTCGGCGGCGTGGCGTTCGTCATGCTGGGTCTGGGGTGGCTGGTCGATGCCCTGCAGGCTGGTCCGGCCGTTCTGTGGCACCGGCTGGACCCGGCGCACGGCCTGGTCTGCGCGCGCAAGATCGTCGAGCTTTCCCTGCCCGTCGCCCTGGCGCTCGGCCTGCTGGCAAGGCGTGGCGCACCGACCGATTCCCGCGGCACGGCATGGGCCGCGGGAATCGCCGCGTCCGCCTTCGGTGCGCTGACCTTCGCATTGGCCTGCCCGTTCGACGATCCGCTCTATCTGGCGGTATGGTACCTGTCGGCCGGCGTCGTCGTCACCCTTGCGACACGTCTTATCCTGCCATTGCTGACGCGGTGGTAG
- a CDS encoding methylated-DNA--[protein]-cysteine S-methyltransferase has product MPQLSMHSPLGDLTLTEEDGAIVALDWGWGRDQDETHLLRAACDRLDAYFDGAADDFSDLVLAPYGTPYRRAVWQALRAIPPGQTRTYRDIAQVAGGSPRSVGQANGANPIPILIPCHRVVAARGLGGYSGDGGLADKLYLLELERAPIPAHPADLF; this is encoded by the coding sequence ATGCCGCAACTTTCGATGCATTCGCCGCTGGGCGATCTGACCCTGACCGAGGAAGACGGGGCGATCGTCGCCCTGGATTGGGGCTGGGGGCGCGACCAGGACGAGACGCACCTGCTCCGTGCGGCGTGCGACCGGCTGGATGCGTATTTCGACGGGGCGGCGGATGATTTCTCCGACCTGGTGCTGGCCCCGTACGGCACGCCCTATCGGCGTGCGGTGTGGCAGGCGCTGCGGGCGATCCCGCCGGGACAGACCCGGACCTATCGCGACATCGCGCAGGTGGCCGGCGGGTCGCCGCGTTCGGTCGGGCAGGCCAATGGCGCCAACCCGATTCCGATCCTGATCCCGTGCCATCGGGTGGTCGCCGCCCGGGGGCTGGGCGGCTATTCGGGCGATGGCGGGCTGGCGGACAAATTGTATCTGCTGGAATTGGAGCGGGCGCCGATCCCGGCGCATCCGGCCGATCTGTTTTAA
- the msrA gene encoding peptide-methionine (S)-S-oxide reductase MsrA, with the protein MTRSGILCISLIVMGALGMACQAAETPFATRLPPPAAAQAPATIHHATAVFAGGCFWGVQSVFQHVRGVTATRAGYDGGTKDTAEYETVEGGDTGHAESVVVEYDPTQVSYGTLMRIFFSVALDPTQVNRQFPDVGSQYRSVLFTRTPEQETEARAYIRQLNAAHVFARPIATQVVPDHGFYPAEDYHQNFAARYPENSYIATYDAPRIEALKMVYGAYYRDRPILTLAAPGGP; encoded by the coding sequence ATGACACGGTCAGGAATACTCTGCATCTCCCTCATTGTCATGGGTGCGCTCGGCATGGCGTGCCAGGCCGCGGAAACGCCGTTCGCAACGCGTCTGCCGCCGCCGGCAGCCGCCCAAGCGCCCGCGACGATCCATCATGCCACCGCCGTCTTCGCCGGAGGATGTTTCTGGGGCGTCCAGAGCGTCTTCCAGCACGTACGCGGCGTCACCGCGACGCGTGCGGGATATGACGGCGGGACGAAGGACACCGCCGAATACGAGACGGTCGAAGGCGGCGATACGGGGCACGCGGAATCGGTTGTGGTCGAGTACGATCCGACGCAGGTCAGCTACGGCACGCTGATGCGTATCTTCTTCTCCGTCGCGCTGGACCCCACACAGGTGAACAGGCAATTTCCGGACGTCGGCAGCCAGTACCGCTCGGTCCTGTTCACGCGCACTCCGGAGCAGGAGACGGAGGCGCGCGCCTATATCCGGCAACTGAACGCCGCGCATGTCTTCGCGCGTCCGATCGCGACGCAGGTCGTCCCGGACCATGGCTTCTATCCGGCCGAGGATTATCACCAGAATTTCGCGGCGCGTTATCCGGAAAATTCCTATATCGCAACGTATGATGCCCCTCGGATCGAGGCGCTGAAGATGGTATACGGCGCGTACTATCGCGATCGCCCGATCCTGACGCTTGCCGCGCCCGGCGGACCGTAA
- a CDS encoding pentapeptide MXKDX repeat protein, which produces MVAAAFCSNIAVVGAAVAQDSMSHDAMMHNSMSRNAMSHDRMASNTMSKDGMGKHADITHHGMAKNSMSKDSMSHDGMMMAPSHDGMSKPN; this is translated from the coding sequence ATGGTCGCCGCCGCATTTTGTTCCAATATCGCCGTCGTGGGCGCCGCGGTTGCGCAGGATAGCATGTCGCATGACGCGATGATGCATAACAGCATGTCCAGAAATGCCATGTCGCACGACAGGATGGCGTCGAACACCATGTCGAAAGACGGCATGGGGAAACACGCGGACATCACCCATCACGGCATGGCGAAAAATTCGATGTCCAAGGATTCGATGAGCCATGACGGCATGATGATGGCGCCATCACATGACGGTATGTCCAAGCCCAACTGA